In one window of Onychomys torridus chromosome 5, mOncTor1.1, whole genome shotgun sequence DNA:
- the Smim32 gene encoding small integral membrane protein 32, with translation MYGDVFNATSGPEAAGSGALAPGATVKAEGALPLELATARGVRDGSATKPDLPTYLLLFFLLLLSVALVVLFIGCQLRHSAFAALPHDRSLRDARAPWKTRPV, from the coding sequence ATGTACGGCGACGTGTTCAACGCCACCAGCGGCCCGGAGGCGGCGGGAAGCGGCGCCCTGGCCCCGGGAGCCACGGTTAAGGCAGAGGGTGCTTTGCCTCTGGAGCTGGCCACTGCGCGTGGAGTTCGGGACGGTtcggccaccaagcctgacctgCCCACCTACCtgctgctcttcttcctcctgctgctgTCTGTGGCTCTCGTCGTTCTCTTCATCGGCTGCCAGCTGCGCCACTCGGCCTTTGCTGCGCTGCCCCACGACCGCTCGCTGCGCGATGCCCGTGCGCCCTGGAAGACGCGGCCAGTATAG